The Thalassotalea piscium sequence TTTATTCGCCTATAAATAACCTGAAGTCGGATAATGGATGTATGACGTGGTTTAATGGATTCGACTACCCCAGTTAAGAGATAATAAACTTAACTGGAGATCAACATGACAAAACGTAAAAAGTATTCTAAAGAATTTAAACTCGATGCTATCGCATTAGTTATTGAACAAAACTATAGTCAGGCGGAAGCTTCGAGAAATTTGGGCATTAATCCCAACATGCTTGGCCGGTGGATCAAGGAAGCTGAAAATGATGATGGTCAGGCTTTCAGAGGAAACGGTAAATTAACACCTGAGCAAGAAGAAATTCGTCAGTTAAAAGCACAAGTAAAACGCCTCGAAATGGAGCGAGAAGTGTTAAAAAAAGCGACGGTCTTCTTTGCCAAAGAAACGAAGTAAAATATTCGTTTATCGCCCTACATAAGAAGATCTGGCCAGTGGTGCTCATGTGCCACGTACTGGGTGTTAAAAGCAATAATTATTATAGTTATCAAAAACGTAACCTCGACAAACAGGAAGATCCGACGCATGAAGAAATGCTTGATTGGGTCAAAGATATAGCAAAGTTCAGCGATAATACTTATGGCGAACGTCGTATTCAAAAAGTGCTTAATGCGCTTAGCTATCCTGTAAGTCGACAAAAAACAGCGAAGCTTATGAAAGAAGCGGGCGTGTGGGTTCGCTATAAAAAGAAATACAAAGTAACAACGAATAGTGATCATAATAAGCCCGTTTACGACAATGAGCTTCAACAAGATTTTACCGTAGCAGCACCGAACCAAGTTTGGGTGCAAGACATCAGCTATATTTGGACATCTGAAGGCTGGTTATATTTAGCGGTTGTCATTGATTTATACTCTCGTAAAGTCGTGGGCTGGAGTATGGGGTCGAGAATGAAGGCTCAGCTGGTTTGTGATGCATTGACCATGGCCATTTGGCAACGTCAGCCGAAGGCTGGGTTAATCGTGCATTCAGATCAAGGCGTTCAATATGCAAGCCACCAATATCGGCGGTTATTAAAGGACCATAGCTTTATTGGCAGTATGAGCAAAAAGGGGTGCTGTTGGGATAATGCTGTTGCTGAAAGCTTCTTTGGCAGTTTGAAGCAAGAGCGA is a genomic window containing:
- a CDS encoding IS3 family transposase (programmed frameshift), translating into MTKRKKYSKEFKLDAIALVIEQNYSQAEASRNLGINPNMLGRWIKEAENDDGQAFRGNGKLTPEQEEIRQLKAQVKRLEMEREGVKKSDGLLCQRNEVKYSFIALHKKIWPVVLMCHVLGVKSNNYYSYQKRNLDKQEDPTHEEMLDWVKDIAKFSDNTYGERRIQKVLNALSYPVSRQKTAKLMKEAGVWVRYKKKYKVTTNSDHNKPVYDNELQQDFTVAAPNQVWVQDISYIWTSEGWLYLAVVIDLYSRKVVGWSMGSRMKAQLVCDALTMAIWQRQPKAGLIVHSDQGVQYASHQYRRLLKDHSFIGSMSKKGCCWDNAVAESFFGSLKQERVHWRNYETRYGAQQDVLNYITMWYNSRRLHSYLGYQSPSDFERATEDLEMVA